One stretch of Solenopsis invicta isolate M01_SB chromosome 16, UNIL_Sinv_3.0, whole genome shotgun sequence DNA includes these proteins:
- the LOC105203085 gene encoding tachykinin-like peptides receptor 99D isoform X2, translating to MQSLDDLTTYNLTSHLWNVTTTLWYDNDTWHHNGTNYTDLEPRNQFVLPWWRQMIWTLLFAGMITVATGGNLIVIWIVLAHRRMRTVTNYFLVNLSIADAMVSTLNVTFNYTYMLNSHWPFGTLYCKISQFIAVLTICASVFTLMAISIDRYMAIVNPLKPRMGKKATLCVAIVIWIIGAILSLPMLLFYTTYTQNFMNGEVRVVCYSDWPNTDVNGLSYDEYLYNVIFMILTYFLPIGSMTFTYARVGLELWGSQSIGEATARQLENIRSKRRVVKMMIVVVVIFAVCWLPFHMYFIVTSYLPEITNEPYIQEVFLGIYWLAMSNSMYNPIIYCWMNTRFRRGFAQFFFWCPWVRVSAEPSLSRSEAVTSRYSCTGSPDMHTRISRNGTVRIPLHLQSMRGGNDRLLAHHRDHGKKWRTSQTRGHVS from the exons ATGCAGAGCCTCGACGACTTGACGACGTACAACTTGACGTCTCACCTCTGGAACGTGACAACGACGCTGTGGTACGACAATGACACCTGGCATCACAACGGCACCAACTACACGGATCTGGAGCCGCGGAATCAATTCGTGCTTCCGTGGTGGCGGCAGATGATCTGGACGCTCCTGTTCGCGGGCATGATCACCGTGGCGACCGGCGGCAATCTAATAGTGATATGGATCGTGCTGGCGCACAGGCGGATGCGCACCGTCACCAACTACTTCCTGGTGAACCTCAGCATCGCGGACGCCATGGTGTCGACCTTGAACGTCACCTTCAACTACACCTACATGCTCAACAGCCACTGGCCTTTCGGAACGCTCTACTGCAAGATCTCCCAGTTCATCGCGGTTCTCACGATATGCGCCAGCGTCTTCACGTTAATGGCGATATCTATCGACCG GTACATGGCAATTGTGAATCCGTTGAAACCACGTATGGGAAAAAAGGCGACGCTGTGCGTCGCAATCGTAATTTGGATCATCGGGGCGATTCTGTCATTACCGATGCTGCTTTTCTACACCACTTACACGCAGAACTTCATGAACGGCGAGGTCCGCGTCGTCTGCTACAGCGACTGGCCGAACACAGACGTCAATGGACTCAGCTACGATGAATATTT GTACAACGTTATCTTCATGATATTGACGTACTTTTTACCAATCGGATCCATGACGTTCACTTATGCCAGGGTCGGCCTGGAATTGTGGGGCTCGCAAAGTATCGGGGAGGCCACAGCCAGACAGCTGGAAAACATTCGGAGCAAACGGAgg GTCGTAAAAATGATGATAGTCGTAGTAGTAATATTCGCAGTGTGCTGGCTTCCGTTTCATATGTACTTCATAGTGACGTCCTATCTGCCAGAAATTACGAATGAACCATACATCCAGGAGGTCTTTCTGGGCATATACTGGCTGGCGATGTCCAACAGCATGTACAACCCCATCATTTATTGTTGGATGAATACCAG ATTCCGTCGTGGCTTCGCCCAGTTCTTCTTCTGGTGTCCATGGGTGCGGGTATCGGCGGAGCCGTCTCTTTCACGTTCGGAGGCCGTAACGTCCAGGTATAGCTGCACCGGTAGCCCGGACATGCACACCAGAATATCGCGGAATG GCACGGTGCGAATACCGCTGCACCTGCAATCAATGAGAGGCGGAAACGACCGGCTGTTGGCTCATCATCGCGATCATGGCAAAAAATGGAGGACCTCGCAGACAAGAGGACACGTGTCCTGA
- the LOC105203085 gene encoding tachykinin-like peptides receptor 99D isoform X1 has translation MQSLDDLTTYNLTSHLWNVTTTLWYDNDTWHHNGTNYTDLEPRNQFVLPWWRQMIWTLLFAGMITVATGGNLIVIWIVLAHRRMRTVTNYFLVNLSIADAMVSTLNVTFNYTYMLNSHWPFGTLYCKISQFIAVLTICASVFTLMAISIDRYMAIVNPLKPRMGKKATLCVAIVIWIIGAILSLPMLLFYTTYTQNFMNGEVRVVCYSDWPNTDVNGLSYDEYLYNVIFMILTYFLPIGSMTFTYARVGLELWGSQSIGEATARQLENIRSKRRVVKMMIVVVVIFAVCWLPFHMYFIVTSYLPEITNEPYIQEVFLGIYWLAMSNSMYNPIIYCWMNTRFRRGFAQFFFWCPWVRVSAEPSLSRSEAVTSRYSCTGSPDMHTRISRNGTCTFWEHTCTTGSTTPSESESHLEDTDPDQREAQSSIDLRHLVPDVLADVDRDNVVATRNCTSH, from the exons ATGCAGAGCCTCGACGACTTGACGACGTACAACTTGACGTCTCACCTCTGGAACGTGACAACGACGCTGTGGTACGACAATGACACCTGGCATCACAACGGCACCAACTACACGGATCTGGAGCCGCGGAATCAATTCGTGCTTCCGTGGTGGCGGCAGATGATCTGGACGCTCCTGTTCGCGGGCATGATCACCGTGGCGACCGGCGGCAATCTAATAGTGATATGGATCGTGCTGGCGCACAGGCGGATGCGCACCGTCACCAACTACTTCCTGGTGAACCTCAGCATCGCGGACGCCATGGTGTCGACCTTGAACGTCACCTTCAACTACACCTACATGCTCAACAGCCACTGGCCTTTCGGAACGCTCTACTGCAAGATCTCCCAGTTCATCGCGGTTCTCACGATATGCGCCAGCGTCTTCACGTTAATGGCGATATCTATCGACCG GTACATGGCAATTGTGAATCCGTTGAAACCACGTATGGGAAAAAAGGCGACGCTGTGCGTCGCAATCGTAATTTGGATCATCGGGGCGATTCTGTCATTACCGATGCTGCTTTTCTACACCACTTACACGCAGAACTTCATGAACGGCGAGGTCCGCGTCGTCTGCTACAGCGACTGGCCGAACACAGACGTCAATGGACTCAGCTACGATGAATATTT GTACAACGTTATCTTCATGATATTGACGTACTTTTTACCAATCGGATCCATGACGTTCACTTATGCCAGGGTCGGCCTGGAATTGTGGGGCTCGCAAAGTATCGGGGAGGCCACAGCCAGACAGCTGGAAAACATTCGGAGCAAACGGAgg GTCGTAAAAATGATGATAGTCGTAGTAGTAATATTCGCAGTGTGCTGGCTTCCGTTTCATATGTACTTCATAGTGACGTCCTATCTGCCAGAAATTACGAATGAACCATACATCCAGGAGGTCTTTCTGGGCATATACTGGCTGGCGATGTCCAACAGCATGTACAACCCCATCATTTATTGTTGGATGAATACCAG ATTCCGTCGTGGCTTCGCCCAGTTCTTCTTCTGGTGTCCATGGGTGCGGGTATCGGCGGAGCCGTCTCTTTCACGTTCGGAGGCCGTAACGTCCAGGTATAGCTGCACCGGTAGCCCGGACATGCACACCAGAATATCGCGGAATGGTACGTGCACCTTCTGGGAGCACACTTGCACCACCGGCTCCACAACGCCTAGCGAGTCAGAGTCTCACCTCGAGGACACTGACCCAGACCAGAGGGAGGCGCAATCATCCATAGATTTGCGCCACTTGGTCCCCGACGTTCTCGCCGATGTCGATCGCGACAACGTTGTCGCGACCAGGAATTGCACCTCGCACTGA